The following coding sequences are from one Haliotis asinina isolate JCU_RB_2024 chromosome 3, JCU_Hal_asi_v2, whole genome shotgun sequence window:
- the LOC137278894 gene encoding solute carrier organic anion transporter family member 2A1-like, translated as MEQKDPSKEKLVGKDRDAKTGNDVHDFGQAEMALYANGGTSPTCQERFSTINFFTGTMSVCVLLTSTLNTYVNSQVTTLEKQFGLSSSETGLLMASNDIGYITVGIIISYFAHRIHIPRFLALSTVLFGISGIICSLPHFLYGVEQNSRDSQSENNTVVRNNFVGQLCLNVSQSEIDPCDSNEDGSPKPRDHATAAVAIIAMGMIIQGISKAPRHPFLVTFIDDNVVKTKTGYYLGIIITIAILGPAIAYSLGGLFTRIYVTLEATDLHPRHPKWVGAWWLGYIVFGSAAILSAFPVFLFPRRLRGAPAPEEPVPKKTEVVNGGTNRLLKEIKNYCRILRNIMTNPIYVLLLFATMSLIFGVGGLHSFLPKYIENQFGLEAWKANLILAGLTLSTASVGTFIGGWLTKRFKMGPMTAIKFTCFLYFGVVVFFGLGFVFGCEQPEIVNTPGSAATTGPPGCPCNDLQYFPICGSDGRNYYSPCHAGCSIHEKGTYMNCTCIPGGEATPGSCEYDCPLAYPYFIAVGLSFLLSTIAIMPKILSEIRCVTEDEKPLSVGAMTVLASLFGWLLSPLVFGRIIDSSCLIWDSACGERGACVLYDMADFRVKLHSLVLGARGVSFVFTLMACVVAIKTKKWEKKEEKETVKDS; from the exons ATGGAACAAAAAGACCCCTCAAAGGAGAAACTGGTAGGAAAAGACAGAGACGCTAAAACCGGAAATGACGTCCATGATTTCGGACAAGCGGAAATGGCGTTGTATGCCAATGGCGGAACGAGCCCAACGTGTCAGGAACGATTTTCAACCATAAACTTTTTCACTGGAaccatgtctgtgtgtgtcttatTGACGTCCACGTTGAATACCTATGTCAACTCACAGGTCACCACGCTGGAGAAACAATTCGGGCTGAGCAGTTCCGAAACTGGATTGCTGATGGCGAGTAATGACATTGGATATATCACCGTTGGCATTATTATCAGCTATTTTGCTCATCGGATACACATTCCTCGTTTTTTGGCTTTGTCCACTGTTCTGTTTGGCATTTCCGGTATCATTTGTAGTTTGCCTCATTTTCTGTATGGGGTGGAGCAAAACAGTCGTGACAGCCAATCAGAGAATAATACTGTTGTGAGAAACAACTTTGTtggtcagttgtgtttaaacgttAGCCAATCAGAGATAGATCCGTGTGATTCAAATGAAGACGGAAGCCCCAAGCCCCGAGATCATGCTACGGCAGCTGTAGCCATTATTGCCATGGGGATGATCATCCAAGGGATCTCCAAGGCACCAAGGCATCCTTTCCTGGTTACCTTCATCGACGATAATGTTGTCAAAACCAAAACGGGCTACTATCTCG gaATTATCATCACCATCGCCATCCTGGGACCTGCGATCGCGTATTCTCTTGGCGGTCTGTTTACAAGAATATACGTAACACTGGAAG CAACTGATCTACATCCCCGCCATCCTAAGTGGGTGGGAGCCTGGTGGTTGGGGTACATCGTGTTCGGATCGGCCGCCATCTTGTCTGCCTTCCCAGTGTTCCTCTTCCCGCGCAGACTCAGAGGAGCTCCCGCACCGGAAGAACCAGTACCAAAGAAGACAGAAGTCGTTAATGGAGGCACAAATAGACTCCTAAAAGAAATTAAAA ATTATTGCCGCATACTAAGAAACATCATGACCAATCCCATATATGTGCTGCTGCTTTTCGCAACAATGAGTCTCATCTTCGGTGTTGGAGGGCTGCACTCCTTCCTGCCAAAATACATCGAGAACCAGTTCGGCCTTGAAGCATGGAAAGCAAATCTTATTCTGG CTGGGCTCACCCTATCAACAGCCTCCGTTGGGACATTTATTGGAGGCTGGTTAACAAAGAGATTCAAGATGGGACCAATGACTGCCATCAAATTTACCTGCTTTTTGTATTTCGGAGTCGTGGTATTTTTCGGTCTTGGCTTTGTATTTGGATGTGAACAACCAGAAATTGTCAACACGCCAGG ATCAGCAGCAACCACTGGTCCACCCGGATGTCCATGCAATGACCTGCAATATTTCCCTATCTGTGGGTCGGACGGCCGAAATTACTACTCCCCTTGCCATGCCGGATGCAGCATCCACGAAAAAGGG ACATACATGAATTGTACGTGCATCCCCGGGGGTGAGGCAACGCCAGGGTCGTGTGAATACGACTGTCCTTTAGCCTACCCCTACTTCATAGCTGTCGGTCTGTCCTTCCTGTTGTCAACAATAGCTATCATGCCCAAGATATTATCTGAGATCAG ATGCGTGACGGAGGATGAGAAGCCGCTGTCTGTCGGCGCGATGACTGTTCTGGCGTCATTGTTTG GATGGCTGTTGTCTCCTTTAGTATTCGGCCGGATCATTGATTCAAGCTGCCTCATATGGGACTCGGCCTGCGGAGAAAGGGGCGCATGCGTACTGTACGATATGGCCGACTTCCGGGTCAAACTCCATAGCCTCGTTTTAGGAGCACGCGGTGTCTCGTTTGTGTTTACCCTTATGGCATGTGTTGTGGCCATAAAGACTAAGAAGTGGGAGAAAAAAGAGGAAAAGGAGACGGTGAAAGATTCGTGA